Proteins from a single region of Echeneis naucrates chromosome 2, fEcheNa1.1, whole genome shotgun sequence:
- the LOC115051008 gene encoding ras-related protein ralB-A-like: MASGKNKNQTSLVLHKVIMVGSGGVGKSALTLQFMYDEFVEDYEPTKADSYRKKVVLDGEDVQIDILDTAGQEDYAAIRDNYFRSGEGFLLVFSITEHESFTATSEFREQILRVKEEEVIPLLLVGNKSDLEDRRQVSAEEATAKAGEWGVQYVETSAKTRANVDKVFFDLMREVRRKKLSESKDKNGPSGKKKKKRCCIL; the protein is encoded by the exons ATGGCCTCAGGCAAGAACAAGAACCAGACCTCTCTGGTCCTCCACAAGGTGATCATGGTGGGCAGTGGCGGAGTGGGGAAATCGGCCCTCACCCTCCAGTTCATGTACGACGAG tttgtggaggattACGAGCCGACCAAGGCTGACAGCTACAGGAAGAAGGTGGTCCTGGACGGCGAGGACGTCCAGATTGACATTCTGGACACGGCGGGTCAGGAGGACTACGCCGCCATCAGGGACAACTACTTCCGCAGCGGTGAAGGATTCCTGTTGGTCTTCTCCATCACAGAGCACGAATCCTTCACGGCCACTTCTGAGTTCAG ggAGCAGATCCTGCgggtgaaggaggaagaagtgATTCCTCTGCTCCTGGTGGGGAACAAGTCGGATCTGGAAGATCGGCGCCAGGTTTCAGCTGAAGAGGCCACGGCAAAGGCGGGAGAGTGGGGCGTCCAGTATGTGGAGACCTCGGCGAAGACGAGAGCCAACGTGGACAAG GTGTTCTTCGACCTCATGCGGGAGGTTCGCCGAAAGAAACTGTCcgagagcaaagacaaaaacgGGCCGAGcggcaagaagaagaaaaagcgcTGCTGCATACTTTAA
- the LOC115055236 gene encoding fas apoptotic inhibitory molecule 1-like, with protein MLSGDLVATWEVALSDGVYRIEFSHGTTTGKRIVSVNGQEVIRKDWMFKLVGKETFSVGGANTKATINIEAVSGFAYEYSLDLDGKSLQRFIDDRAKTTKTWLLKVDGDDHRIVLEKDTMDIWCNGQKMDTTGEFVDDGTETHFMLGEHECCIKATSSGQKKSGIVHYLLLDGQRVPASTQ; from the exons ATGCTAAGTGGAGATCTGGTCGCCACGTGGGAGGTGGCTCTGAGTGACGGAGTCTACAGGATCGAGTTCTCTCACGGCACCACCACCGGGAAACGGATCGTCTCCGTCAACGGACAG GAAGTCATCAGGAAAGACTGGATGTTCAAGCTGGTTGGAAAGGAAACGTTCTCGGTCGGCGGCGCCAACACTAAAGCCACCATCAACATCGAGGCCGTCAGCGGCTTTGCCTACGAGTACTCCCTGGACCTGGACGGCAAGAGCCTGCAGAGGTTCATCGACGACAGAGCCAAGACCACCAAGACCTGGCTGCTGAAGGTGGACGGAGACGACCACCGGATCGTCCTGG AAAAAGACACCATGGACATTTGGTGCAACGGACAGAAAATGGACACGACG GGGGAGTTTGTGGATGACGGGACAGAGACACACTTCATGCTGGGGGAGCATGAGTGCTGCATCAAGGCCACGAGCAGCGGCCAGAAGAAGAGCGGCATAGTCCACTATTTACTGCTGGACGGACAGAGAGTCCCAGCCTCCACACAGTAG